In the Rubrivivax gelatinosus IL144 genome, AGTTCGCGCGCATGGTCGCGCTGCAGGGCGACGCCGTCGTCAGCGTGCCGATCTCCGAGGTGGCGGGCAAGAACCGCCTCGTGCCGCGCGACCACGAGCTGGTGCGCGCCGCACGCGGCATCGGCGTCTCGCTGGGCGAGAAGTAACTACAGCAGCCGGTGCAGATCGGGCGCCAGGCGCCCGATCGCCGAACGCAGCGCGGCGTCGTCGCGGCCGAAGCCGAAGTCCTCGAACTCGAAGCCCGGCCCGACCGTCGCGCCGCAGTAGGCGAACTCGCCCATCGGCTCGGCGGTCTGCCACCAGTCGGCCGGCACGACGTGGCGCCGGCAGTCGGCGTCGAGCACGACCTGCTCGATCGTCTGCAGGTCCGGCGACAGCTGCCACAGCGCCAGCGGCCCGCCTTCGAGCAGGTGCCAGACCTCGCAGGAGCGCACCCGGTGCCAGGCCGAGCGCTCGCCGCGCACGAGCAGGAAGTCGATCGTCGTCAGGCCGCGGCGCTCGCCGCGCGCCGTGGCCACAGTCTGCTGCGAGCGGTAGAGCTCGGCGTAGTGGCCGCCTTCGGGGTGAGGCTTCAGCTTCAGCCGGTCGATCAGCGCCTGGGCGCGTTCCGGCAAATCGCTCATGCGTCCCTCACGTCGGCCACCGGCTGGTGGCCGAAGTCGGCGCGGTCCAGGTAGCGCAGCAGCTTGGCGGCCGCGGTCTCCGGGCTGTCGAGCATGCCGCCTTCGTGCAGGCCGACGAAGCGGCTGCGGTCGGTGAAACGTGTCGGGTCGGCACTGCGCAGCTGCACCTGCATGTCGGTGTCGATGACGCCCGGCGCCAGCGAGACGACGCGCGCGCCGTTGGGCCGCGCCGCCTCTTCGAGCGCGATCGCCCGCGCCAGGTGGTCCATGCCGGCCTTGGCGGCGCAGTACGAGGCGCTGCCGGCCATCGCGCGCCGGCCCAGGCCGGAAGACACGAACAGCAGCTTGCGCGGCACCTGCCACGACGCGGTGGCGCGCAGGAAGGCCGAGGCCAGCAGCATCGGCGCCTCCAGCCCGACGCGCAGCGCGTGCGAGAGGTCGGCCGCACCGACCTCGCCCAGCGGCGCGAGTTCGGAGATCACGCCGGCGTTGTTGACCAGCGTGACCGAGGCCAGCATGCCCGGGTCCTGCGCGCCCAGCCAGGCCGCCAGGCGGCTGGCCGCCGGCGCCGGGTCGGCGAGGTCGACGGTCCAGGCGATCAGCGCCGGGTGTTCGAGCGGCGGTGCACGCCGCGCCAGCGTCAGCACGCGGTCGCCGCGGTCCAGCAGCTGGCGCACCAGCGCGAGGCCCAGCCCGCGCGAGCCGCCGGTGACGAGGGTGAGGGAGGTCTTCATCGCTTCGAGCATACTGGCGCCGCCCATGAATCGTGTCCTGAAAAGCCCATTCCTCGTCGCGTTGCTGGCCGGCCTCGTGATCCTCGTCTTGGCCTTCGTGCCCGCGCTCTGGCAGGTGTTGCGCGGCACCGCCTCGGCCCCCGTGTCCTCGGCCGACACGCCCTGGAGCATCGCCGCACGCGGCGACGGCGTCGCCGCCTTCGGCCTGCAGCTGCCCGGCAGCACGCTCGCCGACGCCGAGCGCCGCTGGGGCGAAGACCTGCAGCTCGCGGTGATGGCCGAGACCGGCCAGGCCGGCGCGCTGGAAGGTTATGTCGAACGTTTCGAAGCCGGCGGCGTCGGCGGCCGGCTGCTGCTGACCACCGCCTTGCCCGAGGCCGAACTGCAGCGCCTGCAGCAGTCGGCCGCCGAGCGTGAGCCGGCCGGCGGCACGCTGTGGCGCTACCGGCTGCGGGCGTCCGAACGCAAGGCGATGGGCGCCACGCCGCTCGTCGGCCTGAGCTTCATCCCGGCGGCCAACCTCGATGCGCAGACGCTGCGCCAGCGTTTCGGCGAGCCCGACGAAATCATCGCCCCCGGTGGCCGCCTCGAGCACTGGCTGTACCCGGCGCGCGGGCTGGCGATCGCCGTCGACGCCGAGGGCCGCGAGCTGCTGCAGGTCGTCGCGCCGGCCGACTTCGAGCGCCGGCTGCGAGCGCCGCTCAAGACAGCGGTTTCGGCAGCGGCTTCGCCTGCAGCATCGGCCCCACGCTGAAGAACGCGCCACCGGCGACGTGGTGGATCGTGCGCAGGGCTTCGTGCCCGGGCGCGAAGCTCCAGCGCCCGCCCTGGAACACCCGCGCGTCGGCCTGCGCCGCGACGACCTCGGCGAGGAACAGGTCGTAGGTCTGCTCGACGTGCGGCTCGCGCAGCAGCCGGCATTCGAGCCAGCCGACGCAGCCTTCGACCAGCGGCGCGCCGGTCGTGCGGCCGGCGAAGACGCCCAGGCCGTAACGCTCGAACTTGTCGACGCCGTCGTGGCCGCTGGTGTTGCCCACCGTCACCGTGGCGTCGGCCAGCGCGACGCAGGGGATGTTGAGCGCGAACTCGCCGGCGGCCTCCAGCAGCGTGCGCGTGAACGTGCTCTTGTCGAGCACGACGGCGACCTTGGGCGGGTCGAAGTCCAGCGGCATCGCCCAGGCCGCGGCCATCACGTTGCGGCGGCCGCCGTGGGCAGCGCTGACCAGCACCGTCGGGCCGTGGTTCAGCAAGCGGTAGGCGTGTTGGAGGTCGACGTCCTGTTTCATCGTCTCGGGCTTCAGAAGTCGGGCGCACGCTCGAACTCGAGGCGCTCGCCGGTGACGGGATGCGGGAAGGCCAGGCGCGCGGCGTGCAGCAGCAGCCGCGGCGCCGCGGCGGCGAGTTCGGGCGGCGCGTAGAGATCGTCGCCGAGCATCGGGTGACCGATCGTCGCCAGGTGCAGGCGCAGCTGGTGCGAGCGCCCGGTGACCGGTTCCACCTCGACTCGCGTGCGGCCGGCGGCCACGTCGCGCGAGAGCACGCGCCAGCGGGTCAGCGAGGGCTTGCCGCGCTCGTGGCAGACCATTTGCCGCGGCCGGTTCGGCCAGTCGCAGACCAGCGGCGCGTCGACTTCGCCGGCGTCGGCGGCGATCAGCCCGGCGACGATGGCGACGTAGCGTTTGTCGACGCGGCGCTCGGCAAACGCGATCGACAGCGTGCGCTGCGCCGCCGCGCCGCGGCCGTAGACCATCAGCCCCGAGGTCGCCATGTCCAGCCGGTGCACGGTCAGCGCGTCGGGCCAGCGCGCCTGGGCGCGTGCGACCAGGCAGTCCTGCTTGTCGGGGCCGCGGCCGGGCACGGCCAGCAGCCCGGCGGGCTTGGCCAGCACCAGGCAGGACTCGTCGGCGTACAGGCAATCGGGCGTCGGCATCGGCCGCGAGCATAACGAGCGCCGTGGCGTGCACGCCGCAGCCGGGTGCGCCTGGGTTGACGCATCCAGAGCGCTCGGCGCACAGTGCGCGGCTGCTATCCACTCGCCACACAGGAGGCCGCCATGGAACATCGGGACCTTGCCGTTCACGGCCTCCGCCGCGCCGCGCGCTGACGCGCGTTCCCTGGATCTCCCGCCCGGCCACGCCGGGCTGCTGAAGTCCTCCGCCCGCCGGCCCCCGGCGCGCCGACAGGCCCTTCCCCATCGAGCCCCGCCCGGCCTCATGCGCTGGCGGACCGATCACGCGCGGCCCTCGGCCGCGCCACGGGACTTCAGTTCATCATGTCTTTTGTTTCCCCGTACGAGAGGCTGCAGGCCATCGGCCTGACGCCGCAACTGCTTTCTTCCCTGCCGTTTCCGCCACCCGAAGGCGAAGCCGCGCTGATGCGCGTCGCCGAGGTGCACCGCGACGGCCTCGTGCTGCACGACGGCGAGTCCACCTCGCCGGCACGCACCCGCCCGGCGCTGATCCAGGCGCTGGCCTCGGAGGCCGACGCGCTGGCCGTCGGCGACTGGGTGCGCGCCGAGCGCAACACCTTCGGCGAGTGGTGGGTCGACGCACGCGTGCCGCCGCGCACGCAGCTCGCGCGCCGGCTGCACGACGGCCGCGAGAAGGTCGAGCGGGTCGTGCTCGCGAGCAACGTCGACACCGCGCTGCTGGTCATGGGACTGGACCACGACTTCAACCTGCGCCGGCTGGAGCGTTACCTGGCGCTGGTGCGCCTGGCCGGTGTCGGCGCCGTGGTCGTGCTCAGCAAGGCCGACCTCTGCGTCGACCTGGGCCGGCGGCTGCGCGACGCGCAGACGCTGGCGCCGGCCGGCGTCGGGGTGCTGGCGCTGGACTCGCTGCACGACGACGTGCCGTCACAGCTCGCGCCCTGGCTCGCGCCGGGGCAGACGCTGGTGCTGCTGGGCTCCAGCGGCGCCGGCAAGAGCACGCTGGCCAACGCCTTGTGCGGCGAGGCCGTGGCGGCCACCGGCGGCACCCGCCGCGGCGACGGCCGTGGCCGCCACACGACGACGGTGCGCACGCTGCACCCGCTGCCCGGCGGCGCCTGCATCGTCGACACGCCGGGGCTGCGTTCGCTGCGCCTGGACGGCGACGCGGGCGACGTCGCCGGCGCCTTCGACGACATCGCGGCGCTGGCCGCCCAGTGCCGCTTCCGCGACTGCCGCCACGAGGGCGAACCGGGCTGCGCGGTGCGCGGCACGGTCGCGCCCGAACGGCTGAAGAGCTTCGGCAAGCTGGTGCGCGAGGCCCAGCGCGACTCGATGAGCGCGCTGCAGCGCCGCGAGCAGGTTGCGCAGTGGAAGGCGCGCAGCCGCATCGGCCGGGCGAACATCCGTGCCAAGCGCGGCTGATCGGCTTGCGCTCAGGCCAGTGCCGGGCGCACAGTGGGCCGTCGCCACCGCCCGGGAGCCCGGCCCATGTCCGATGTCACCGCGCTCGCGGTCCTGCCCGCGCCGGCCCGGCCGGCCTTCACGCTGGCCGATCTGCGCGGGCTGGTCCAGCTGGGCATCGATGCCGGCGTCGGCATCGCCGGCATCGCCGAGCAGTTGCACGGCACGATCCTGGCCGGGCGCGCGCCGCTGGGCGTGCCGCACGAAGGCGGCACGCGCGGGCTCACCGGCTTCGTCTACGGACGCGTGCGTGGCGGCATCCGCCTCGCCGGACGTGGCGTCGACGGCCTGCTCAAGCGGCTGGAGACCGAGCCGCCCGCGGCCAGTGCCGCCTCGCGCGAGGCCGTGCTGGCGGCCGTGAACGGCCTGTGGGGCGACCACCTGGCCGCGTCGGGCAACCCGCTGGCGATCACGATGAGCCTGCGGTTCGCCGGCCGCCGCCTCGGCCTGGGGCGCGAGGCGCTGGCCGCCGCCTTCCCGGACGCCGGCACGCGCGCCGTCGTGCTGGTGCACGGGCTGTGCATGAACGATCTGCAGTGGCAGCGCCAGGGCTACCACCACGGGCAGCTGCTGGCGCAGGCGCTGGACTGCCCGGTGCTCGCCGTGCACTACAACAGCGGGCTGCACGTCTCGCACAACGGCGCCCACCTGGCCGACCTGCTGGAGCGCCTGGCGCGCGACTGGCCGCGGCCGGGGCTGCGGCTGTCCCTCGTCGGACACAGCATGGGCGGGCTGGTCGCGCGCAGCGCCATCGCCCACGCCGAGCGCCACCACCAGGCCTGGCGCGAGCGGCTGCAGGCGCTGGTCTGCCTGGGCACCCCGCACCAAGGTGCGCTGCTCGAGCGCGCCGGGCAGCTGGTCGACGCGGCGCTCGGCGCCAGCCCCTACCTGGCGCCGTTCGCGCGCCTGTTGGGCGTGCGCAGCGCCGGCATCAACGACCTGCGCTGGGGCCATGTGCGCGACGAGGACTGGTGCGGCCACGGCGCCGGCGGCCCGGCGCGCGACCACCGCGTGCCGACGCCGCTGCCTGACGGGGTGCCGGTCTACCTCGTCGCCGCGACCACCGTCGCCGAGCCTCGCGGCCTGCGCCATGCGGTGCTGGGCGACGGGCTGGTGACGGTGGCCAGCGCCTGGGGCGAGCACCGCGACCCGGCGCTGGCGCTGGCGGTGCCGGCGAGCCGCAAGCGCCTGGTCACCCAGGCCGGCCACTGGGACCTGCTGAGCCGCGCCGAGGTCGCCGAAGCCTTGTGCGGCTGGCTGGCCTGAGCGCTCAGCCGGCCTTGGCCGGCGCCGTGGCGACTAGTTCGTCGCGCTGCGCCAGCGCCGGGAACAGCTTGAACCAGGCCGCCGCGACGGCCAGCGTGCCCAGGCCGCCGAACACCACCGAGCCCACCGGCCCGAGCAGCGCCGCGGTCGCGCCCGACTCGAACTCGCCGAGCTGGTTGGACGCGCCGATGAAGATCGAGTTGACCGCGCTGACGCGGCCGCGCATCTCGTCGGGCGTCTCCAGCTGCACCAGGGTCTGGCGGATGACGACGCTGATCATGTCGGCCGCGCCGCTGATGCCCAGAACCGAGAGCGACAGCCAGAACGAGGTCGACAGCCCGAAGACGAGCTGGGCGACGCCGTAGACCGCCACCGCGCCGAGCAGCACGCGCCCGGTGCGCCGGCGCACCGGCCAGCGTGTCAGCACCGCCGACATGCCCAGCGCGCCGACCGCCGGCGCGCTGCGCAGCAGCCCCAGGCCCCAGGGCCCGACGTGCAGGATGTCCTTGGCGAACATCGGCAGCAGCGCCGTCGCGCCGCCCAGCAGCACCGCGAACAGGTCCAGCGACATCGCGCCCAGCACCGGCTTCTTCTGCCAGACGAAGCGCACGCCGGCCAGCAGCGTCTCGCTCGTCACCGGCGCGGCCGGCGGCGGCGCGTGTTCGTAGCGCACCGCCATCGCCAGCCCGGTGCCCAGGCCGAACAGCGCCGTGCAGGCGGCGTAGACCGCGGCCGCCCCGGCGACGTAGACCACGCCGCCGATCGCCGGCCCGGCGATGACCGCCGCCTGCATCGCCGCCGACGAGAAGGCCAGCGCGCGCGGCAGCAGCGTGGCCGGCACCAGCGAGGGCACCAGTGCCTGCTGCGCCGGCATCTGGAAGGCGCGCACCACGCCCAGCGCGACCGACACGCCGAGCAGCAGCTCGCGGTTGGCCCAGCCGCCGGCACTGGCGATCCACAGCAGCGCCGACACCGCGGCCGTCGCGCCCAGGCTGGCCGCGAGGATGCGGCCGCGGTGCACGCGGTCGATCAGCTGGCCGGCGGGCAGCGCCAGCAGCATCGCCGGCGCGAACTGCAAGAGGCCGACGAGTCCCAGGTCCCAGGCCGAACCGGTCAGGTCGTACATCTGCCAGCCGACCGCGACCATGGCCATCTGGCCGGCGGCGGTGCCGGCCAGGCGGGCGAACCAGAAGAAGACGAAGCCGCGGTGGGCGAACAGGGAGTCGGAAGCGGGGGCCAACGGAAAGCGGAGAAATCGGTGAAAACCCGACCATAGCACCGGGGCCACGGCCGAGCCGGCGTGTCGGGCTCGTTCAGTCCTGGCGCGCGGCGCCCAGTCGGCCGAGCGCGATCTGCAGCGCGCGGGCGTCGCTGCTCGCGCGGTGGCGCGACAGGCCCAGCTCGCCGATGACGCCGCGGCGCGCGTCGCCCAGCCGCGCCAGCGCGTCTTCGTCGAGCAGCCGTGCCACCGTCTCCAGCCGGAACGACGGGTGCAGGCCGGCCTCCTCGTACAGCGCGCCGAGCCAGGCGTAGTCGTGCGCCCAGCCGTCGCAGTAGACGGTGCGGCCGGCGAGGTCGACGTTGAGCATCGCCGCGACCTCCGCCGCCGGGCGGCCGCAGCGCTCCAGCGTCTGGCGGTCGATGCCGTGCACGCCGGCGGCCTGCTCGTCCCAGTGGGTCCAGCCGGCGGCCGGGCGGATCAGCGTGCAGTGGGCGCGGCCGTCGGGCAGCACGTAGCCGACCTCGATCGGATAACTCGCCCGGCCGAAGCCCGAGGCCTCGACGTCGAGCACGCAGGGCAGCTCGGGCGGCGGTGGGGCAGGTGCGGGCGTCATGCGCGGGGACAGGCAAGGATCGGGCCGGCGTGCGGTTACGATCGGGGGCTGATGCCCAAGATCCTCGTCCTCAACGGCCCGAACCTCAACCTGCTCGGCCAGCGCGAGCCCGAGGTCTACGGCCGCGCCACGCTGGCCGACGTCGAGGCGCTGTGCCGCGACACTGGCGCGCGCCTGGGGGTCGAGGTCGAGTGCCGTCAGAGCAACCACGAGGGCGTGCTGCTCGACGCGCTGCACGAGGCCGGCCGCGCCGTGAAAACCGGCGAGCTGCTGGGCGTGGTCTTGAATCCGGGCGCCTACACCCACACCTCGGTGGCGCTGTTCGACGCGATCAAGGGCGCCGAGGTGCCGGTGATCGAGGTGCACGTCTCGAACGTGCACGCCCGCGAGCCCTTCCGCCACCACAGCTACGTGTCGCCTGCGGCCGCCGGCATCGTCGTCGGCTTCGGCGTCGACGGCTACCGGCTGGCGATCGAAGGCCTGGTGCGCCAGCGGCGCGCCTGACGCGCCGCTTCCCGCCGCCGCGGCGGGAGTCCCCGGCCAGCAGGGATGATGCCCTTGGCCGACAATCCGTTTCCACAAGACGACTGGACCGCCGATGTCCCGACCGATTTCCCTGTCGCCGGAGCGCCTGCGTGGCATGCGCCGCGGCATCGAGAAGGAAAGCCTGCGTGCCGACCGTCACGGCGCGCTGGCGATGACGCCGCACCCCGAAGCGCTGGGTTCGGCGCTGACGCATCCGCACATCACGACCGACTTCAGCGAGTCGCAGATGGAGCTGATCACCGGCGTGCACGCCGGCGTCGAGGCCTGCCTGGAAGAACTGCGCCGCGTGCACCAGTTCGTCTACCGCGAACTCGGTGACGACGTGCTCTGGGTGGCCAGCATGCCGTGCCGGCTGCCGGCCGACGAGAACATCCCGATCGGCCGCTACGGCTCGTCCAACGTCGGCCGCGCCAAGAGCGTCTACCGCATGGGCCTGGGCCACCGCTACGGCCGGCGCATGCAGACGATCTCGGGCATCCACTACAACTGGTCGCTGCCCGGGCTGGGCGACGACGAGTACTTCGCGCTGATCCGCAACTTCCGCCGCCACTCCTTCCTGCTGCTGCTGCTGTTCGGCGCCTCGCCGGCGCTCGGTGCGTGTTTCGTCGAAGGCCGCGATCACGGCCTGGAGCCGCTGGGCCCGGGCTCGCTGCACCTGCCTTACGCGACCTCGCTGCGCATGGGGCGCCTGGGCTACCAGAGCGACGCGCAGTCCTCGATCTCGGCCAGCTACAACAACCTCGAGAGCTACGCCGCGTCGCTGCACGACGCGCTGACGCGGCCGTACCCGGCCTACGAGGCGATCGGCGTGCGCAACCCCGGCGGCGAGTACAACCAGCTCGCGACGACGCTGCTGCAGATCGAGAACGAGTTCTACGGCACGATCCGCCCCAAGCGCACGATCGGTCCCGGCGAGCGCCCGCTGCACGCGCTGCGCGCGCGCGGCGTCGAGTACGTCGAGGTGCGCTGCATGGACCTCGATCCGTTCGAGCCGCTGGGCATCGCCGAGTCGACGATGCGTTTTCTCGACGTCTTCCTGCTGCACTGCCTGAGCAGCCCCAGCCCCGAGGACACGCCCGACGAGATCGCTCAGCTCAAGCGCAACCAGAACCTGGTCGCCACCGCCGGCCGCCAGCCCGGGCTGCGGCTGGAGCGCGGCGGCCGCTCGGTGGCGCTGGCCGACTGGGCGGCGGAGATCGTCGCCGGCTGTCTGCCGCTGGCGCAGCAGGTCGACGCGGTGCTCGGCGGCGACGCCTACGCGCGGGCCGTCGCCCAGGCCGACGAACGCCTGCGCTGGCTGCAGACGACGCCGTCGGCGCGGGTGCTGGCCGCGGCACGTTCGGACTTCGGCGGTTCGTTCTGCGACTTCGTGCTCGCGCAGTCGGAGCAGACCAAGGGTGCGCTGCGGGCGCTGCCGTTCCCGGCCGAGGTCGAGGCCGAGTTCCGCGCCGAGGCGCTGGCCTCGCTGCAGGCCCAGCGCCGCATCGAGGCCGCCGACACCCAGTCCTTCGAGGACTACCGCGTCGACTACCTGTCGCCCGCGCGGCTGACGGTCGCCGGCTGAGGCCGGCGCGCCTTCAGGCGCGGCGCAGCGCCTCGTAGGTGGCGATGCCGCCCAGCGTCATCAGCACCGAGCCGACGACGTGCACCGCCACCGTCGTCGCCGCCCAGGCCAGCCGCCCCTGCTGCAGCAGCGTGACGACCTCGGCCGAGAAGGTCGAGAAGGTCGTCAGGCCGCCGAGGAAGCCGGTGATGGCGAACAGCCGCCATTCCGGCGGCAGCGTCACATGGTGCGCGAACAGCGCCAGCGCGACGCCGATCAGGTAGCCGCCGAGCAGGTTGGCCGCCAGCGTGCCCGGCGGCAGCGTCGGGAACAGGCCGTTGAGCGCCAGCCCCAACCACCAGCGCAGCAGCGCGCCGAGCGCGGCGCCGAGCGCGATCGAGAGCATCGAGCCGATCATCGGCGGGGCAGGGCGCGGGCTGGCATGGCGGCGGATTATCGACGCGCGCCGGCGTCAAGGCGGCGACGCGGGCGCTTCGGTACCATCGCCGCCGAATCCACTCTCACCGCTTACCGCGAGGAAACCACCATGGCAATGGACGTCGTCGACTTCGAGATCAAGGGCTCGGAGATGCAGTTCGTCGAGATCGAACTCGATCCGGGCGAGGCTGCGGTCGGCGAAGCCGGCAGCATGATGTTCATGGACGCCGGCATCACGATGGACACCGTGTTCGGCGACGGCCGCCAGAACGCCGGCGGCGGCCTGTTCGGCAAGCTGCTGTCGGCCGGCAAGCGTCTGGTCACCGGCGAGTCGCTGTTCACCACCGTCTACACCAACCAGGGCGCGGGCAAGCTGCGTGTCGCCTTCGCCGCGCCCTACCCGGGCAAGATCCTGCCGATGGACCTGTCGAAGATGGGCGGCACGCTGATCTGCCAGAAGGACGCCTTCCTCTGCGCCGCGCGCGGCGTCTCGCTGGGCATCGCGCTGCAGCAGAAGCTGTCGACCGGCTTCTTCGGCGGCGAAGGTTTCATCATGCAGCGCCTGGACGGCGACGGCCTGGCTTTCGTGCACGCCGGCGGCACCGTCGTGCGCCGCGAACTGCAGGCCGGCCAGACGCTGCTCGTCGACACCGGCTGCGTCGTCGCCTACACGCCGGGCGTGGACTTCGAGATCCAGTACGTCGGCAAGATCAAGACCGCGCTGTTCGGCGGCGAGGGCCTGTTCCTGGCCAAGATGACCGGCCCGGGCACGGTCTGGCTGCAGAGCCTGCCGTTC is a window encoding:
- a CDS encoding cupin domain-containing protein, with protein sequence MSDLPERAQALIDRLKLKPHPEGGHYAELYRSQQTVATARGERRGLTTIDFLLVRGERSAWHRVRSCEVWHLLEGGPLALWQLSPDLQTIEQVVLDADCRRHVVPADWWQTAEPMGEFAYCGATVGPGFEFEDFGFGRDDAALRSAIGRLAPDLHRLL
- a CDS encoding SDR family NAD(P)-dependent oxidoreductase; translated protein: MLEAMKTSLTLVTGGSRGLGLALVRQLLDRGDRVLTLARRAPPLEHPALIAWTVDLADPAPAASRLAAWLGAQDPGMLASVTLVNNAGVISELAPLGEVGAADLSHALRVGLEAPMLLASAFLRATASWQVPRKLLFVSSGLGRRAMAGSASYCAAKAGMDHLARAIALEEAARPNGARVVSLAPGVIDTDMQVQLRSADPTRFTDRSRFVGLHEGGMLDSPETAAAKLLRYLDRADFGHQPVADVRDA
- a CDS encoding flavin reductase family protein → MKQDVDLQHAYRLLNHGPTVLVSAAHGGRRNVMAAAWAMPLDFDPPKVAVVLDKSTFTRTLLEAAGEFALNIPCVALADATVTVGNTSGHDGVDKFERYGLGVFAGRTTGAPLVEGCVGWLECRLLREPHVEQTYDLFLAEVVAAQADARVFQGGRWSFAPGHEALRTIHHVAGGAFFSVGPMLQAKPLPKPLS
- a CDS encoding RluA family pseudouridine synthase, which gives rise to MPTPDCLYADESCLVLAKPAGLLAVPGRGPDKQDCLVARAQARWPDALTVHRLDMATSGLMVYGRGAAAQRTLSIAFAERRVDKRYVAIVAGLIAADAGEVDAPLVCDWPNRPRQMVCHERGKPSLTRWRVLSRDVAAGRTRVEVEPVTGRSHQLRLHLATIGHPMLGDDLYAPPELAAAAPRLLLHAARLAFPHPVTGERLEFERAPDF
- the rsgA gene encoding ribosome small subunit-dependent GTPase A, translating into MSFVSPYERLQAIGLTPQLLSSLPFPPPEGEAALMRVAEVHRDGLVLHDGESTSPARTRPALIQALASEADALAVGDWVRAERNTFGEWWVDARVPPRTQLARRLHDGREKVERVVLASNVDTALLVMGLDHDFNLRRLERYLALVRLAGVGAVVVLSKADLCVDLGRRLRDAQTLAPAGVGVLALDSLHDDVPSQLAPWLAPGQTLVLLGSSGAGKSTLANALCGEAVAATGGTRRGDGRGRHTTTVRTLHPLPGGACIVDTPGLRSLRLDGDAGDVAGAFDDIAALAAQCRFRDCRHEGEPGCAVRGTVAPERLKSFGKLVREAQRDSMSALQRREQVAQWKARSRIGRANIRAKRG
- a CDS encoding PGAP1-like alpha/beta domain-containing protein: MSDVTALAVLPAPARPAFTLADLRGLVQLGIDAGVGIAGIAEQLHGTILAGRAPLGVPHEGGTRGLTGFVYGRVRGGIRLAGRGVDGLLKRLETEPPAASAASREAVLAAVNGLWGDHLAASGNPLAITMSLRFAGRRLGLGREALAAAFPDAGTRAVVLVHGLCMNDLQWQRQGYHHGQLLAQALDCPVLAVHYNSGLHVSHNGAHLADLLERLARDWPRPGLRLSLVGHSMGGLVARSAIAHAERHHQAWRERLQALVCLGTPHQGALLERAGQLVDAALGASPYLAPFARLLGVRSAGINDLRWGHVRDEDWCGHGAGGPARDHRVPTPLPDGVPVYLVAATTVAEPRGLRHAVLGDGLVTVASAWGEHRDPALALAVPASRKRLVTQAGHWDLLSRAEVAEALCGWLA
- a CDS encoding MFS transporter, which encodes MAPASDSLFAHRGFVFFWFARLAGTAAGQMAMVAVGWQMYDLTGSAWDLGLVGLLQFAPAMLLALPAGQLIDRVHRGRILAASLGATAAVSALLWIASAGGWANRELLLGVSVALGVVRAFQMPAQQALVPSLVPATLLPRALAFSSAAMQAAVIAGPAIGGVVYVAGAAAVYAACTALFGLGTGLAMAVRYEHAPPPAAPVTSETLLAGVRFVWQKKPVLGAMSLDLFAVLLGGATALLPMFAKDILHVGPWGLGLLRSAPAVGALGMSAVLTRWPVRRRTGRVLLGAVAVYGVAQLVFGLSTSFWLSLSVLGISGAADMISVVIRQTLVQLETPDEMRGRVSAVNSIFIGASNQLGEFESGATAALLGPVGSVVFGGLGTLAVAAAWFKLFPALAQRDELVATAPAKAG
- a CDS encoding 3'-5' exonuclease, coding for MTPAPAPPPPELPCVLDVEASGFGRASYPIEVGYVLPDGRAHCTLIRPAAGWTHWDEQAAGVHGIDRQTLERCGRPAAEVAAMLNVDLAGRTVYCDGWAHDYAWLGALYEEAGLHPSFRLETVARLLDEDALARLGDARRGVIGELGLSRHRASSDARALQIALGRLGAARQD
- the aroQ gene encoding type II 3-dehydroquinate dehydratase encodes the protein MPKILVLNGPNLNLLGQREPEVYGRATLADVEALCRDTGARLGVEVECRQSNHEGVLLDALHEAGRAVKTGELLGVVLNPGAYTHTSVALFDAIKGAEVPVIEVHVSNVHAREPFRHHSYVSPAAAGIVVGFGVDGYRLAIEGLVRQRRA
- the gshA gene encoding glutamate--cysteine ligase, with product MSRPISLSPERLRGMRRGIEKESLRADRHGALAMTPHPEALGSALTHPHITTDFSESQMELITGVHAGVEACLEELRRVHQFVYRELGDDVLWVASMPCRLPADENIPIGRYGSSNVGRAKSVYRMGLGHRYGRRMQTISGIHYNWSLPGLGDDEYFALIRNFRRHSFLLLLLFGASPALGACFVEGRDHGLEPLGPGSLHLPYATSLRMGRLGYQSDAQSSISASYNNLESYAASLHDALTRPYPAYEAIGVRNPGGEYNQLATTLLQIENEFYGTIRPKRTIGPGERPLHALRARGVEYVEVRCMDLDPFEPLGIAESTMRFLDVFLLHCLSSPSPEDTPDEIAQLKRNQNLVATAGRQPGLRLERGGRSVALADWAAEIVAGCLPLAQQVDAVLGGDAYARAVAQADERLRWLQTTPSARVLAAARSDFGGSFCDFVLAQSEQTKGALRALPFPAEVEAEFRAEALASLQAQRRIEAADTQSFEDYRVDYLSPARLTVAG
- the crcB gene encoding fluoride efflux transporter CrcB, coding for MIGSMLSIALGAALGALLRWWLGLALNGLFPTLPPGTLAANLLGGYLIGVALALFAHHVTLPPEWRLFAITGFLGGLTTFSTFSAEVVTLLQQGRLAWAATTVAVHVVGSVLMTLGGIATYEALRRA
- a CDS encoding TIGR00266 family protein, with protein sequence MAMDVVDFEIKGSEMQFVEIELDPGEAAVGEAGSMMFMDAGITMDTVFGDGRQNAGGGLFGKLLSAGKRLVTGESLFTTVYTNQGAGKLRVAFAAPYPGKILPMDLSKMGGTLICQKDAFLCAARGVSLGIALQQKLSTGFFGGEGFIMQRLDGDGLAFVHAGGTVVRRELQAGQTLLVDTGCVVAYTPGVDFEIQYVGKIKTALFGGEGLFLAKMTGPGTVWLQSLPFSRLASRIFAAAPQRGGSREEGSVLPFAAAGGVLGGLFGGDDE